Sequence from the Nasonia vitripennis strain AsymCx chromosome 5, Nvit_psr_1.1, whole genome shotgun sequence genome:
ACTTCGTTATGAATAATATCGCAGCGTCAAAACGAGTCtaattaacaaaataaaacaaatctAATTAATTAGTTAGAAACGCGGCTCCTCTCAGTGTCATGCTGAAATTCTCAAAAAGACAGATAATACAAGATTTATGTGTAcacatttaatttaaaaaaatacttgtatgtatgtatatctgtCAGAGTATGCATATGTAAGCttaatgcaaaatttacacTTTTTACTTGAGCCTTTGCGTAACACTTGCCAGAGCAACAGCAAAGGCTTGGATTGCGCTGAAAGGATACTGAAAGTCTAGGGTATAAGCGTTTCCTTGTATTCTCCCGAATTGCATAACCTGTTTCGAAACATACATTTAGTTAGTAAGGCAGAAAAGCTACACACgccataaaataaatttgtggaggaagaaaaatgttAATAGCAAAAGTGGGAAAACCAAAGTAAAGAAGTAATACTTGTCAGTCTTACCTGATTTCCCCTAAACTCAATTTGAAAGTTTTTAGCGCTTTCTTGAGTAACTCTGCCACCAAAGTCTAACTGGTAAACTTGATTAGCTTCGTTCCACATTGGTGCCTTattgtgcattattatttctCGTCTAGTCGCCTCGGATTCATAGCCGAAACTACCTCCTCTTTGCCTTAACTGTGAACAAATGACTCGTTAACAGCTGCTTGCTTATATCAAATAAATTCTGTTCTAACAAGTTCAAATACGAACCTTTTGTCGAAGTTGAGCCTTCTGGAACGTCTCAAGATCGCGATAATTAGATATATCGTCCATTAATCCTTCTTCATCTGAACTTTCATTACGATTTTTTCGAGCCTTTCTGTTTAACAATGGACTCGATAATAGTCTTCTTCTAATCGGAGAAGCGGAGGCCGGCCTTTTGCCTTTCTTCGAAGGCGCAGGACTACTCGGTGAACTTCTCGGCAACCTACAACAGTATACTTATTATTACCAAGAACTTTTCAAATTATAAGAATTGCTATGATAAACAAAAGTATGAAGATATGAATTACCTTGTTGTCGGGCGCGGTGATGGTGGAGGAAGTGAGTGGCAATCTTCATAGTCTCCGAGTTTTACAGCTAGACCGTCTAGTCTCGAAGCTAAACCGTCGAGGGATGATGCTACTGACGTACTCACACTAGATCCTCTAATAAACAGAATTTTTATCCGTCAATAATATAGTTACACTAAATGGCAACTTAAACTAAAAATTTCAAGTAGTTCAACACTAACTTGATAGGCGACAAACAGGATGGCTCGAATGGCCCCGGCTTGACACTAGGCAACTGTTCTTTTTGCTGCTCTTGAGCAGCTCTTGACAGAGCCTCGATCGTTTCCTTAATTCTCTGCGATTCGAGCGAGTCCGAAGCTTCCTTTCGCACATTCAATTCGTTCTGCTCGGCTTCTGTGCAACCATCCTCCATTTGCGTACTTGTCGAGGCTACCTCTTCCACGTGCTCTGGTAGTCCTATTATCTGTTCAGTTGAGGGAAAGAGTTCACTCGAGTCCAAGCTACGCGACTTGCCGCAATCACTTAGTCGAGGTCGCGTCGTTCGGTGAACCACTACGCTACTATTACCGTTCTCCTTTCCtacattcaaaataaaatgttgTTCGACTTTATTTAAGCAATTGTTTGAGGCTTACAGTTAATGGTTTCGTCAACAGACTGCTACATTGTACTAACCAGAGTTATCCTTACTGCAACGCCTTCtacgtttattttttctagagATGAGGAAGAGTCGTTTATTGGGGGCATCCTTACGTAGCATATTGAGTGCAACGTCACAGGGCACGATCTGAGCATCAACGAGATCAAGGTAGCCAACGCTACAGCTGCGCACTATCGAGTTAGCCGAGACCTGAGTCGGACCTATGCTTACAACCGTCGGCGTCCGATGAACTGCCTGAAACTAAGTTAATTTCATTCTtcatatacatttataaactATTTACCCCATTGCTCAAAATATATGTGCAACTATACCAACAAGAAATTACGTAAATTTTGACCTTAAAATGCTTTCAAAATACGAGTCTTTAAGTATTTTACTTATTGTTCATAAACTATGGATTGTACATAAAAACGTGTAACAAGGTGTATCCGGCAGAAGCCGCACAACACCAGATCATCCACATAATTCTACACACCTGAAACTGATTTTTCAATGCAGGCACGTCATTCCTTAGTTCCTCCTCCTCGCTGGCCGCGCTCGTTCCGTTACTACTAGAAGCAGCAACTGCAGCAGCGGTATTAGTTACGGCcccagtagcagcagcagtattaGTAGCTCCAGCAGTGCTTGCATTTCTCGTAAGTAGAGCAGAAGCCGAAGTTACCGGAGACGTGTTTCCCTGTTTGCTCGACGCGTTATTAAAACTGTTCCTTGAATGGAGGATGCTGTTGCACTCGGCCGCAGCGCCATTAGCGAAAGCGTAAGCTCGTGGCGCGGAGGACTGCATGCAACCAGGATTCGGTGGTCCACCGGCGTTTAGTGAAAACTTGTCCTCTCCGGACGGACCGAGCGCGTACACGAGCTCCTTCATGACTAAGTTGCTAGCTTGCTGGTCGGCCAAGGCCGTTTTCATCCGCTGCACGTTACTCGCGTATTCGCCCTGCAatgtttatattattattactatcaTCGTTATCACGAAGGATTTCAAATTAAAGAACTCCGACAGCAAAAGAAGTCCTCACCAGAGTAGCACCAGGACTGGACGTAGCGATGAGCGTCTGCGTGGGTGCGACCGCGTTCTTCGGCGACTGAGGCGCGGGCACGTCACAGCACCTGGGCGCATAGGTCGGTCTATGATGATGATGCCCCCCGGCTCTGACGGTCTCGCAATAGTTCATTACCGAGTGCTCCATGTGGTGCTGCTGATGGGCGAAGTGATAGTCGTACGGCGAGTACTCGTCATCAAAGGCGTCGGGTCCTGCGGTACGAGCTTCGGCGGCACTGGGTGGAGGCGGTGGTGGTTGTTGCTTGGGTCGGCTCGAGGCTCGCGTAGCCCGAGGCGTCATTGGCGCGATAGGCGGTGGTTGCTGTTGTTGGTGCTGGAGTTGTTGGTTCAGCTCCATACAGTAGCGGGATGTGGGTAGGTAGCCTCGAGGGAGGGCTTGTTGTGCTTGCTGAGGGTTCACGTTCTCGGATTGGGTCGTCTCGTCCTCGTCCTCCGAGAATAGGTTCGGATTGAAGCTCGGGTCTGGACCTATAGGGGgatggatattttttaattaatgtgTAAATTAATTAAGCGATTAATTATGTATACGATCGGAAAATGTCTGATTTGATCAGCGAGCTCTAATACTACGGAACAGCAGCCTTTCATTGTTCTCCGTATACTCTAGCAATCGATATTATTTATAGGACGACAATCCTTAATTATCGAGTCGAATGGTATGTACCATTAGGAAGTGAGAGCGGAATCCTGATTGCGGCAATCCATAATATCGCCCTCCGGTCAATGCTTCATCGCTAATTTGTCTCTGCATTACCGCGCATCACTCTTCGATTCTTCCTCATCAGCGCAAATCGAGCATCGCATTTTCATGATTAGGTATAATCCGCCAAATCAGAAATTTCCCATGAACCGTAGACTTTGTCGATGTATTAATCAAGCTAATTTAATACAATAAAATCGTTCACCTGCTGGTAGGTCGTCTCTGAGCTCCGTGATCACGAGCGTCATCTGTCTGGGTTGCAGATGCAGTAGGGAAGGTCGGTACGTCACGCGACCGAGATTCGCCGGGACGGAGTCTGCCAGTCCGTGGAACTTGAATTTCGTGCCCCAAATGTTCGAGGTAACTTCGACGAGCCTCGCATTCTAGGGACGAATCCGTTGTACCATTGAGTATGCATCGCATTCGTATAGATATCATAAATACGGCGACGAGTAATCATAGAAGAAACGCAATACCTCGGGCAAAGTATCGACGTAGCTcgcatcgtcgtcgtcccCGTTGCAGTTTCCTCTCCTCTCGTACAAGGTCCTGCACTTCTTCCTGTTCTTCCTCCTGAATCTCGGCGAGCCTCCGCACAGCTCAACCGCGTTATCCCTGTCGTTGTCCGAGTCGTCGCTGCAGGACGGCTGCATCCTTTCGCTGCTCAGAGCCATCGTCGTGGTGGTGACGTTACCGTTGGCGGTGGGCGAGGCGGAGCCGAACGAGTGATTCGAGCTGGAATCGTAGCCGTTCTGGGCGTTGCAGTGGCCGGTCTCGGGGTCGAAAATGACGAACTCGGGCCGGATCTTGCTGGTGCGACGACCTTTGAGCAGAGGCACCAGACCGCCCAGATACTCGACGTAGAGGGTGTAGCTGTGCGGCGGCTCGCCTGGATTGCGGAGCATCGTGCAGTGCAGTCGACCACCCAGGGGGGGTGGCCGGGAAACGAAGCGACGCAGCTCGCGGGGCTCTGGGATGCAGCAGCTGTTGGTTTTGGAATAATCAAGAATGTAACGTTCGTTTCGAGGAATCAGTCATCTCGCTAATGAATTCTGAAATTGTATAATCTCGGAAATGGCAGTTTTAAACGAGAAAGCTCTTAGACAGCAGACAGTTAATTAGTCCGCTAAAGCAGTCGCCGAGTTCGAATCGCGACTGCGCGCATTCTAATGAGAAATGACGCGCAAGCGGTGAGTAATATAACACATCCTCGCTCG
This genomic interval carries:
- the LOC100120633 gene encoding tubby-related protein 4, which codes for MHLYFERNANAKCDCNILSLSWMGKLPDELQEDESWKLYRRKYYQEGWLATGNARGLVGVTFTTSHCRTRAPELPLRANYNLRGHRSEVILVKWNEPYQKLASCDSTGVIFVWIKYDGRWSIELINDRSTPVTHFSWSHDGRMALICYKDGFVLVGSVAGQRYWSSMLNHKAVITCGIWTPDDQQVYFGTTAGQLIVMDVHGAMVSEVQLGAGVTSMAWSAEKFKLEEDEDEDNEEDNQEDDDRDDEDEDHPNTGGGNSNGASSASANARNYVLAVCLADGNVVLLRSFDDVSPVTICTGLKPPLHAEWSNSRKVLAIAGIKDQEQQYQGASGNGTTSLEYTNLLKFYSDAGTLIYTIAIPYTQSPVTAMTWGHNDRRLFVATGAHVHAAWVSRGVGSLQLLSRLALKAALSKESSVQQLPLPPRLKALVSGLFASTIRCCIPEPRELRRFVSRPPPLGGRLHCTMLRNPGEPPHSYTLYVEYLGGLVPLLKGRRTSKIRPEFVIFDPETGHCNAQNGYDSSSNHSFGSASPTANGNVTTTTMALSSERMQPSCSDDSDNDRDNAVELCGGSPRFRRKNRKKCRTLYERRGNCNGDDDDASYVDTLPENARLVEVTSNIWGTKFKFHGLADSVPANLGRVTYRPSLLHLQPRQMTLVITELRDDLPAGPDPSFNPNLFSEDEDETTQSENVNPQQAQQALPRGYLPTSRYCMELNQQLQHQQQQPPPIAPMTPRATRASSRPKQQPPPPPPSAAEARTAGPDAFDDEYSPYDYHFAHQQHHMEHSVMNYCETVRAGGHHHHRPTYAPRCCDVPAPQSPKNAVAPTQTLIATSSPGATLGEYASNVQRMKTALADQQASNLVMKELVYALGPSGEDKFSLNAGGPPNPGCMQSSAPRAYAFANGAAAECNSILHSRNSFNNASSKQGNTSPVTSASALLTRNASTAGATNTAAATGAVTNTAAAVAASSSNGTSAASEEEELRNDVPALKNQFQFQAVHRTPTVVSIGPTQVSANSIVRSCSVGYLDLVDAQIVPCDVALNMLRKDAPNKRLFLISRKNKRRRRCSKDNSGKENGNSSVVVHRTTRPRLSDCGKSRSLDSSELFPSTEQIIGLPEHVEEVASTSTQMEDGCTEAEQNELNVRKEASDSLESQRIKETIEALSRAAQEQQKEQLPSVKPGPFEPSCLSPIKGSSVSTSVASSLDGLASRLDGLAVKLGDYEDCHSLPPPSPRPTTRLPRSSPSSPAPSKKGKRPASASPIRRRLLSSPLLNRKARKNRNESSDEEGLMDDISNYRDLETFQKAQLRQKLRQRGGSFGYESEATRREIIMHNKAPMWNEANQVYQLDFGGRVTQESAKNFQIEFRGNQVMQFGRIQGNAYTLDFQYPFSAIQAFAVALASVTQRLK